CACCTGAAATTGGCGGGACATCACCTCAACCTCCCGTTGAGGGGGCCTAAGACCTTCCTATTTAAAAAGTTAACTGACGAGAGGGCGTATCTCGGCCTAAATAGGTCAAAATAATTTCCAGTTTGGAGGGAGGTTCGACCCAACACATCAGAAACATTTATAATTTACTTAAGTAAGTAAGTTTAGAAAGTTGGGTGATGAGATGAGAGAGCTGGAGGATGTCCTTTACAGGTTGGGAAAGGTGTTGCTGGCTCCTAGGGAGGCATTCGACACCCATATAGTGGAGAGATATTCCTCTGCCCTACCCTTGGCCCTTTACGTGGGGGTTAGCTTCGCTCTCACGGCACTCACGGTGAAAGGGTTCGTGGGCCTGCTGGGTCGAATACCGCTTTACAACATAGGCTGGCTATTGGAACTTGTGGCCAATCTGGCTGGCGTGATAGGGGTTGCTGGCGGACTGATAGACCTCCTGATCTACTCATCCCTCATACACATAACTGCTAGGTTGATGGGACATGAAGAGGGCAGGTGGGACGACATAGTGGGGCTCGTCGCGTTCTCCAGCGCTCCTCTTGTGTTCCCCACGGCTCTCGCTGCTGTGGGCTACCTGTTCTCCCACATACTGCTGATCGTTTCTGTAGTGCTAGTCGTTCCGTTCAGCCTCTGGTCCCTTTACCTGATAGTGGTAGCAACCTCAGTGAACTACGAGATGAGCTTGGGGAACGCGATAGTGGCATCCGTTGTCGGCCCCCTCTTAGCTGTCATAGCGGCCATAGCGCTGACATCGAAATTGGGGGCTGTGGGGCTGGTGATAACCATCGTTGCCATATCTCTGATCTATCTGGAGGGGAGGAGGTGATCTCATGGGTAATGAGGAGAAGATAGGTGCTCTCGTACTGGCGCTGCTGCTGTTCTCCGTGGCTGTCTCTCTAATGCCAACCACTATAAAGTACAAGTACGAGGCTGGTCCGATCCCACTTCCCTGGGTGACTGGTAAGGGCTCGTACTCGGGCGGGATCTCCTCCAATACCATATCGCTGATCGTGGACATGGGGCAGGTGGACGTAACCGCGGACCCAGCGATTCGGGAGCCCAGCATAGTCATGGAGGGAATATCTCCCGTTGTGGAGGAAGGAACCGGGAGGATGGTGGCGGGGAGGCTGGCTCTGCACCTGCCAGACGGATGGAGTGGCGAGCTGAAGGTGAGGATGGGCATGGGAGCGTTGACCGTGAGGGATGCATCGGTAAGAACTTTGAGCGTGGAAATGGGTATGGGGAGCGTTGAGGGATCCCTCGAGGTCAAAGAGAAAGTCTCCGTCAAGACCGACAAGGGGAGTGTGAAGCTGACCCTCTACGTTCCCGAAGGCGTCAAGGTTCACGTGAAGGTCAGGGCCCTAGAGGGTTCGGTCTACTACGATGGGCAGAAGATCGAGGGAGGGATCATAGAGAGAACCTTCGGACAGGGAGAGAAGATAGTCGAGGTGGAGATCGAATCTTACAGTGTTCAGCTTGATCTGAGGCTCGGTAGGGGATGATCAGAGGAGGGACTTCCCTTGTACGTCAGATCAAGGATATATAGAGCTAAGAAGATCCTGAACGCTCTGAGCAGCGACAGCAAGCTCAGAATACTCAAGAGGCTGCTTAAGAGTCCGGCTTCGGCCACTGATCTGGCCAACGAGTTCGGACTCACCCTGCCGGCCATAACCTCCCATCTAAGGGACTTGGAGGAGGCTGGACTCATCAGGATAATAGAGAAGAGAAGGGGAAGAGGGAGGCCAGCTAAGCTTTATGCATTGACTAGGAAGAGAATCACGCTAGAGATAGATCTGGAGGTGCTGCTGGAGCTTCCGGATGAAGAGAGTTTGGATAAGCTGGTCAATGAGTACGTGAGGAAGAAGGTGAGGGAGGGCGGATTGAGGAAGGTGACCGTCAGGGATGTTATGGATACATTGGGCGTGAGCAGGGCTGTTGCCGCAGTGGTGGCCGAGAGGCTATCATCAGATCCGAGGCCGCTGATAGAGGCCGTAGCGGATAGAGTGATGGAGCACCTAAATGGAGAGAAGACCACCGTCGAGCTCATGAAGGAGTTGAACATCGATAGGTGGTGGGTATCCAAGGCGGTGGAGCTGCTGAACGAGGAGGGGATGGTGGAGGTCAAGGCTGGCAGGGTCAAGAGGCTGGCCTGACCTCCCAAACTCAAACTTAAATTGGGTAAAGTGCGGTCACGAAGGAAATGTCCCTGACGGAAATCCTGATAGAGACGGTCAGTGCTTGGATAAGGGAGCTTGGCTGGCTTGGGGTCTTCGGTGGCGTGATGGTGGAGACTGCAATCACTTTAATCCCTTCTCCCCTCGTTCCAATGGCTGCTGGATTCTCCCTCATCCCCCCTCATTCTTCCCCCATGTACGTGCTCTACGTGGCCACATTCACCATTGGATTAGTTGGAAGCGTGGCGGCTACGCTCGGTTCCCTAGCTCATTACGCTCTGGGTTACTACGGCGGTAAGCCGCTGGTCGAGAGATTCGGGAAGTACCTAGGGATAAGCTGGGAGGAGATAGAGAGTTTCTCGGACAGGATAAGAAATAAGAGGAAGTGGTTGGGCCTCTTCTTCTCTAGGGCATTGCCGATAATTCCTCTCTCCCCCGTGTCGATTGGAGCGGGGATAATCCGTATGGACCCCTATCGCTTCTCCCTCTTTACCTTATTGGGAGCGTTTCCACGCTATTTCGTCCTAGGTATAGCTGGATACTTGTTAGGGATCGCCTACGAGGGGCTGGTATCTGTATTGGATACAGCCGAGACGGCAGTTGCGATAATCATGGTATTTGGGATAGCGGGCTACATATCAGTTAAGAGAAGGACCCGTAAAGGGGATAAAGAAGCCTCCCGAGTTTAGAGAGATGACCCACTTAGGGATCGTCGAACTCAAGGATAGGAGTGGTAGAACCCTCAGGGTCGAGATAAGGCCTGTTAAAAGGCCGGAGGAGTTTAGAGAGCTAGTGGAGGTTCAGGCATCAGCTTGGAGGATGGGTAAGGACCGGACCGAAGCCACCCCGTCTCATGTGCTCAAGGCCGCCGCCGATAACTCTGGTATAGTGGTAGCCGCGTTCGACCTAGAGACTGGCAGGGCCGTGGGATTCGCTTGGGGCTTCCTAGCTAGGGACGAGAAGGGCCTCTACCATTATTCCCACCAGAGTGCAGTTGTCGAGGAGCTTAAGTACTCAGGACTGGGCTTCATGATAAAGCAGGCTCAGAGGGAGCTGGTGCTCGAGCAGGGGCTCACTAGAGCGAGATGGACCTTCGATCCCCTCCAAGGGCTGAACACGAGGTTCAACTTGGGTAAGCTAGGCGTCGTGAGCTGGGAGTACGTAGTGAACTACTACGGTGAGATAAACGATGAGATAAACAGGGGATTGAGAACCGATAGGCTGAAGGTATGGTGGTTCTTGGATAGCGAGAGAGTGAGGAGAAAGGCCGAGGGAGAGCTGAGCTCTCCTTCCCTCAAGGAGGCCTTGGGGGCTGGGGCCGAGGAGGTAATGGTATTAGATTCGGGGGTTCCTAAGGGATTCAAGAGGGTCAAGAGCGAGCTTGTGCTCATAGAGGTGCCTTACAGCGTCTCAGAGGCTAGGGAGAGGGGTACGGTAGGAAAGTGGAGGGAGTACACGGCTGAAGCCATGCTCTACTACATGAACAAGGGATACGTGGACTTCGAGGCGGTGTACGATAGGAAGGAGAGGAGGGTATTCCACCTTCTGTGGAAGAGACCCCTGAAGGACATACTCGATGGGAAGGTTCCTTGGTAAGAGCCTTCCATATTCCCAGTTACTTCCCTCATACATCTGTTTTTCAGACTGAAAGTCTCTTAACTTACTCACCATAACTCTAGATTGAGAAGGAATGGAGTGAGGAAGGAGTGCCCCCAAGGACCCTGCAGCCGTAGGATTAGTCGTCTCCCTGATCAGCTTCTGGATTATCACCCCTATATGGGGAGCTGATGACTTCAATGGGATTGGGTGTATGGACCGTCCTATCCTACACTCTCACCCAAGTGACAAGCTTTTGCTCCTGCTACTCGTGATGAGATGGGAGGAAACCGGGTGGAGCAGCATCTAATTCGGTGAGAGAGGATTAAGGGTATTCGCTGGTCCATAATCTTTCTGATTGCGACATAGGTGCTCTGGGCTTCCTTTACTGGATCAGGAACCAGCTAGATCTCGGAACCGGGTATCTTGAGGAGATGACCAAGAGGGGACTGAGTCATCCCTCCGAAATTGTGGCGATCCTCACCTAGGTGTCTCTGCCGCTTTCTTCGAGTATACATTTTACAGAGGCTATTCGATAGCTAGGCTTTACTCCCTGACTGACAACCTTACCTTTCGGTTGCAATCTCCATTGCGTTCTTCACGCTATTACATGTGTACTTCGGGCCTAGAATAATGCTTTGCATGCTGGAATGGGTCATATTGGACATATGGCTGTTCTTGAGAAGGACACTACGCCAGCTTTTACTATCATCTCGTGAACAACCTCCTAGTATACGGTATGTTCCCCGCGCTCTCCCTCTTCAGATGACTGGAACATCATCCAGAAGTGAGGTATTCTACTCGGGTTTAGTGATAGTTTTCAGGATCTTCTTCCTTCTCCTAACCGCCTTAATCTTCTCCTCTATAGACATGGGCTCTATTCTCCTTCTAACGTCCTCCCATACCTTCCTCCACCTGTAGAAGTACTCAGAAATATCGGACTCGCTCCCGAAGAGGACCAAGTACCCGTCGATCACCGAGGCCTTGACCCTTATCGGTAACAATTCGAACACCCTCACATCGTATATGGGTGAGGGCACCTTCCCCCAGATGTCGAGCTGAATCCTGAAGTTCTTGTTCTTGTCCTTCTCCCGCGTGATGACTGCCACATCTATGTCGGACTCCCTTGTGTAATCTCCTGTAACGTAGGAGCCGTATAAGACCACCTCGTATGAAGATAGAAACCTCAAATCCCTCCTAATCTGATCCAGAGATATCATTTAGGACCTCCTCCAGTCTCCTCAGCAGGGAGTACAGCGTTTCTTTTACCTCCTCCACAGAGTCCATCACCAGCTCCGGATCTACCCTGTTATACCTGTGAACCAACCAGTTCCTCAGCCCATTGCACTTTTTCAGATCCTCCCCCAATTCATCACTTAAGATACCCAATTTCACAAGCTTATCCACATTTGTGTAGTCGTCTTCTATCCTTTCCCCTAAATCCCTTAGAAGCATCGCTATTAGATCCATAGAAGCCTCTATAGAGGTTATGAGATTATAAAACACGCCAGACAGCTCAAGTTGAGTTCTCGGTTCCCTGATAGATTCCAATGCATCTATAACGTATTCCATTTTTTCTCTGTATCTAGCAAGCCTGCTTTCATCCATCGGGTTTAAGGGTGGGTACCAAAATTAAAGTGAGCTGACGATATAATACTAAGGGTCCCCAGCGTCTTCAACGGAGGAGGAATCAATTTATCGTATCGGTGAAGGGATCGTTGGGTGATACTAGGGCCAAGCTCCTCGAGTATCAGTCCAAGAGGATATTGAGGGATCATGGAATAATTGTACCGGATGGAGAAATAGCCTCTGATCCGAAAGAAGCCGAGGCAATAGCTAGAAAGCTGGAGGGCAGTGTTGTAGTGAAGGCACAGCTTCCCTTCACTGGAAGGCACAACGTGGGTGGCGTCAGGTTCGCATCATCTCCTGAAGAGGCTCGCATGGCTGCTGAGGAGATGCTTTCCTCTTACTTCAGGGGATTCAGACCCAAGAAGGTCCTCGTTGAGAGGAGGATGGATGTGAGGGCCGAGCTGTTCCTCAGCGTCGTTATAAACGATTCCATGAGGTTCAGATCTCCCATGCTGCTGGCCAGCCCCTTCGGCGGTACGGGCATCGAGGAGAGGTCGGAGGGTGTGGTCAGAATACCTGTGGACTACCTAGACGGATTGGGAAGGGAGGTGGTAGAGGAGGAGTTCTCTCAAGTGGGGATGCCAAGCGAGGCGGTAGACATCGCACTGAAGCTCTACGACATTTTCATGGAATATGACGCTAGGAGTGTAGAGGTGAATCCCCTCGCCCTTACGGGCGAGGGCTTGGTGGCACTGGATGCGAGGATAGACCTCGATGACCACGCGCTCTTCAGGCACCCCGATGTCGAGGTGGAGGTCCCTAAGGACCTGAACAGGGAGCCGACCGATCTGGAGAGGAGGATGTGGTACTGGGACGATGCCGATCCGAGGGGGACGGGGTACTTCATCCAGCTGACAACAGAGGCGTCCGAGGGTTACATAGGATTCCACGGGATAGGCGGAGGAGGCGCGATGCTGGCAGCGGATGCGCTGATAAGGAGGGGGCTTAAACTAGCCAATTACTCTGATACAAGCGGTGACCCACCGGCATCTAAGGTCTACAGGGTGATCAGGACGATCCTCTCCATCCCGAGGATAGAGGGATACGTGATGATGGGGAGCGTTCTGGCGAGTCAGGAGCAGTGGCACCACGCTCATGCCATTGTGAAGGCGTTCAACGAGATGCTGAGGGATAGGCCGGGATTCCCTGCGGTTATTCTGCTTGCTGGGAACAAGGAGGAGGAGAGCCACGAGATAATCAGGAGAGGGGTTAGAGACCTCCCGATAAGGTTCGAGCTCTACGGCAGGGACTACATCTACGAGACCGATTACATAGCGGATAGGGTCCTAGAGCTTGTTGAGGAGTATAGGAGGGAGAGAAATGAGGTTCAGGACTAGGACGGCCGAAGTGATAATAGATCTGGATGGATGTGTGGCCCCGAACTGCGGTTTCGCCTGCGTGAAGGCCTGCAGACTATACGGCCGGAACATACTGAAGATAGAGAATGGCAAGCCAGCGTTAGCTGTTTCCCCTCAGGAGGCCGTGAGGATAGATAATGAGTGCCTTGCCTGCGAGATCCACTGCCAGTGGTATGGGAGCGGAGTGATCGAGGTAAGGGTGCCGATGGAGGTGGTCTGATGGCCATATTGATCGACGAGAATACAAGGGTTCTGGTTCAGGGGATAACTGGGAGGACGGGGGAGTTCGCCACCCGATACATGCTCGAATACGGAACTAAAGTAGTTGCTGGGGTGACTCCTGGGAGGGGAGGGTCGAGGGTCTGGGGGGTTCCGGTCTTCGATTCCGTTAAGGAGGCCTTGGAGGAGGTGGGGCGCGTGGATGCGACCATCACCCTAGTCCCACCGGCTCACCTCTTGGAGGCCGTGACCGAGGCCATAGAGGCCGGAATAGGCTATGTGCTTATCCCGACCGAGAGGGTGCCCGTGCACGATGCCATGAGGATACTCGCTTTAGCTAGGAGGAGGGGCGTGAGGGTTCAGGGACCTGGATCCTTTGGTGTGATAAGCACAGGTAAAGCGGTCATGGGATGGGTGGGCGGGTCCCTAGAGCTGGCCAAGGAGGCCTTTGTCCCTGGTAGGGTGGGTGTTATCTCAAGGAGCGGTGGGCAGACGACCACCACCTCTTGGGCCATAAGCAGGGCTGGTTTCGGGATTACCACCGCGGTGCATACTGGCAGTGAACCACTGGTGGGACTGACCGAGGCTGAGCTGCTGGCCATGTTCGAGGAAGATGAAGAGACGGATGCTGTCGTGCTTTTCGCCGAGATAGGTGGAGTCCAAGAGGAGGAAGCCGCCGAATTCGTGTCAAATGGAGGGTTCACGAAGCCCCTGATAGCTTATGTGGCAGGGAGGACGCTCCCCAAGGGGATGAGGTTCTCCCACGCGAGCGCCATGGTCGTGAGCGATAAGGGGTCCGCTGAGAGCAAGATCAGGGCCTTCAAGGAGGCGGGAGTTAAGTTGGCTGAGTCGCCCAAGCATATAATCGAGCTGCTGAGGGATATCTTATGACCTTTCTAGCCAGATCCTTGCTCTTCGTACCTGCCAATAGCTGGAGGTTGATGCTGAGCTCGTTGAGGAGCGGGGCTGATGTCGTAGTACTGGACATGGAGGATGCTGTACCTATAGAGGAGAAGGAGACTGCTAGGTGGCTTGTAAGGGAGTTCCTGAAAGAGGAAAGGGGGAAATTCGGTGGCGAGGTGTTTGTCAGGGTGAATTCGTCCACGACTGGGATGCTTGAGGACGATCTGGTGTTCACAATGGTGAAGGGGCTGGACGGGATCGTGCTCCCCAAGACTGAGAGAGCGGAGGACATTAAGCACTTGGAGGAGCGGGTACAGCGCTTGGAGGAGGAGAGAGGACTGGAGGAGGTCAGGATAATCCCGCTGATAGAGAGCGCAATGGGCGTTGAGAGATCCCTCGAGATAGCCCTCTCCTCGCATAGGATCTGCGCGCTCTCGTTCGGCATGGGGGACTTTTTGAGGGATCTGGGCAGGAACATCAGCGATCTATCTGATGATGAGATCGAGCTCCTGTATGCTAGGTCTAAGGTGAGCGTCGCATCCGCTGCTGCCAAAATCCCGGCCTTGGACACCCCCTTCCTCGGGCTGATCATAGATAGAGAGGGAGTGAAGAGGCAAGCCCTCCTGGCTAGGAGGCTGGGCTATAAGGGGAAGTACGCGATTCATCCCTCCCACGTACCGATAATCAATGAGGTGTTCACTCCGAGCGAGAAAGAGATTAGAGAGGCTGAGGAGATAGTCAAGGCTTACGAGGAGGCGGTTAGAAGGGGGCTAGGAGCGGCTTCTCATAGGGGAATGATGATAGACCGAATGAACTACGAGCAGGCTAGAGCTCTGCTGGAAATAGTGAGGGAGATCAAGTCCAGATCAGAACGGAAATCCCTAGCCTAGACGGATCCCATAGTTGATAAGGTAGACCCCCTAGGTAGCAAGATGCCGGTAGTGGTGGATATCCTGTCACAGGTGTGGTCTTGGGAATACTCCTCTCTACCGCTGGAGGTCAGGGACGAGGCCAAAAAAGCCCTCCTAGACTCCATTGGAGTAGGCATACTCGGCTTTGAGAGGGAGGAGAGGGTGAAGAGGTTCGCTTCCCTAGCATACCCAATCGATAAAGGTTCTCTAGTTCTGGGGGCTTGGTGGCGATCTTCTCCATCGATGGCCGCTCTCGTAAACGGCTTCGCCATCCACTCGCTCGAGTATGACGACTGGTTGAGACAGGGCTTCGTTCATGCAGGCAGCGTTATCGTTCCGGCCACCCTGGCGCTTGGGGAGGGGAGGGTCAGCTGGGAGAAGATGCTTGAGGCCGTGGTTATCGGATACGAGGTGGCTGCAAGATTTGGAAGGGCTTTCGGCAGGGATCATTACTCTAAATGGCACACCACCGCCACTGCTGGGTCTTTGGGCGCTGCAGCTGCCGCGTCGAGGGTGTTGGGGTTAAGTTTGGAGGAGGTTTCCCAGGCTTTAGCGATCTCCTCTTATTATGCCTCGGGACTCTGGGGCTTCATATCGGGGGGATCATCCATCAAACCGTTCAGCTCAGGCCACGCCGCCTTTCTGGGAGTTACTTCCTCACTAATGGCGAGGAATGGCATGAAAACGAATCTAAGGGCCCTCGAGGACGAAAGAGGATTTTGCAAGAACATGGCTCCCGGATGCAGGCTAGAGGAGAGCTTGGACCCCGGATGGAACTATGCCATACTACTGAACGGTTACAAGTTCTTTCCGACATGCAGGCACACTCACACTGCGCTAACGGCCGCGATAATGCTGAGCGACGAGGTGAGGCCTGAGGAGGTGAGAGAAGTCAG
The nucleotide sequence above comes from Thermoproteota archaeon. Encoded proteins:
- a CDS encoding ArsR family transcriptional regulator, producing the protein MYVRSRIYRAKKILNALSSDSKLRILKRLLKSPASATDLANEFGLTLPAITSHLRDLEEAGLIRIIEKRRGRGRPAKLYALTRKRITLEIDLEVLLELPDEESLDKLVNEYVRKKVREGGLRKVTVRDVMDTLGVSRAVAAVVAERLSSDPRPLIEAVADRVMEHLNGEKTTVELMKELNIDRWWVSKAVELLNEEGMVEVKAGRVKRLA
- a CDS encoding CoA-binding protein yields the protein MAILIDENTRVLVQGITGRTGEFATRYMLEYGTKVVAGVTPGRGGSRVWGVPVFDSVKEALEEVGRVDATITLVPPAHLLEAVTEAIEAGIGYVLIPTERVPVHDAMRILALARRRGVRVQGPGSFGVISTGKAVMGWVGGSLELAKEAFVPGRVGVISRSGGQTTTTSWAISRAGFGITTAVHTGSEPLVGLTEAELLAMFEEDEETDAVVLFAEIGGVQEEEAAEFVSNGGFTKPLIAYVAGRTLPKGMRFSHASAMVVSDKGSAESKIRAFKEAGVKLAESPKHIIELLRDIL
- a CDS encoding VTT domain-containing protein; translation: MSLTEILIETVSAWIRELGWLGVFGGVMVETAITLIPSPLVPMAAGFSLIPPHSSPMYVLYVATFTIGLVGSVAATLGSLAHYALGYYGGKPLVERFGKYLGISWEEIESFSDRIRNKRKWLGLFFSRALPIIPLSPVSIGAGIIRMDPYRFSLFTLLGAFPRYFVLGIAGYLLGIAYEGLVSVLDTAETAVAIIMVFGIAGYISVKRRTRKGDKEASRV
- a CDS encoding Yip1 family protein, with the protein product MRELEDVLYRLGKVLLAPREAFDTHIVERYSSALPLALYVGVSFALTALTVKGFVGLLGRIPLYNIGWLLELVANLAGVIGVAGGLIDLLIYSSLIHITARLMGHEEGRWDDIVGLVAFSSAPLVFPTALAAVGYLFSHILLIVSVVLVVPFSLWSLYLIVVATSVNYEMSLGNAIVASVVGPLLAVIAAIALTSKLGAVGLVITIVAISLIYLEGRR
- a CDS encoding MmgE/PrpD family protein, yielding MPVVVDILSQVWSWEYSSLPLEVRDEAKKALLDSIGVGILGFEREERVKRFASLAYPIDKGSLVLGAWWRSSPSMAALVNGFAIHSLEYDDWLRQGFVHAGSVIVPATLALGEGRVSWEKMLEAVVIGYEVAARFGRAFGRDHYSKWHTTATAGSLGAAAAASRVLGLSLEEVSQALAISSYYASGLWGFISGGSSIKPFSSGHAAFLGVTSSLMARNGMKTNLRALEDERGFCKNMAPGCRLEESLDPGWNYAILLNGYKFFPTCRHTHTALTAAIMLSDEVRPEEVREVRVEVFEEAAKVAGIREPKNVDQARFSLPYLVALALIYGRVGLDELERGLGDSRVRALERKVNVVVNPELSTQFPERQPSIVEVRGEVSKQERVDYPPGDPENPANLDQIYRKVVYEVRASPVVAALYDRLRSGKLGEVVSIV
- a CDS encoding nucleotidyltransferase domain-containing protein, giving the protein MISLDQIRRDLRFLSSYEVVLYGSYVTGDYTRESDIDVAVITREKDKNKNFRIQLDIWGKVPSPIYDVRVFELLPIRVKASVIDGYLVLFGSESDISEYFYRWRKVWEDVRRRIEPMSIEEKIKAVRRRKKILKTITKPE
- a CDS encoding acetate--CoA ligase family protein, with protein sequence MGDTRAKLLEYQSKRILRDHGIIVPDGEIASDPKEAEAIARKLEGSVVVKAQLPFTGRHNVGGVRFASSPEEARMAAEEMLSSYFRGFRPKKVLVERRMDVRAELFLSVVINDSMRFRSPMLLASPFGGTGIEERSEGVVRIPVDYLDGLGREVVEEEFSQVGMPSEAVDIALKLYDIFMEYDARSVEVNPLALTGEGLVALDARIDLDDHALFRHPDVEVEVPKDLNREPTDLERRMWYWDDADPRGTGYFIQLTTEASEGYIGFHGIGGGGAMLAADALIRRGLKLANYSDTSGDPPASKVYRVIRTILSIPRIEGYVMMGSVLASQEQWHHAHAIVKAFNEMLRDRPGFPAVILLAGNKEEESHEIIRRGVRDLPIRFELYGRDYIYETDYIADRVLELVEEYRRERNEVQD
- a CDS encoding DUF86 domain-containing protein — translated: MDESRLARYREKMEYVIDALESIREPRTQLELSGVFYNLITSIEASMDLIAMLLRDLGERIEDDYTNVDKLVKLGILSDELGEDLKKCNGLRNWLVHRYNRVDPELVMDSVEEVKETLYSLLRRLEEVLNDISGSD
- a CDS encoding CoA ester lyase — translated: MTFLARSLLFVPANSWRLMLSSLRSGADVVVLDMEDAVPIEEKETARWLVREFLKEERGKFGGEVFVRVNSSTTGMLEDDLVFTMVKGLDGIVLPKTERAEDIKHLEERVQRLEEERGLEEVRIIPLIESAMGVERSLEIALSSHRICALSFGMGDFLRDLGRNISDLSDDEIELLYARSKVSVASAAAKIPALDTPFLGLIIDREGVKRQALLARRLGYKGKYAIHPSHVPIINEVFTPSEKEIREAEEIVKAYEEAVRRGLGAASHRGMMIDRMNYEQARALLEIVREIKSRSERKSLA